In the genome of Acaryochloris sp. CCMEE 5410, the window TATCTCCTAATCCCTCTACGCGGCTGACTACATCAGATAAAGAGTGGAAAGCCCTTTTCTTTCGTTCTTTAACGATACTTGCTTTGATTTTTTCCAATGTCTTACCTGTAATATTAGCCCTTCTTAACTTCAAAGTGAGTTCGACTTCGCTCAGGCTGTTCAATGCTTCTAGAGCATCAACTTTTTGGGGAACTAGGCTTTTTAATTCAGAAAGCTCATTATTTAGCCTCTGATTCTCCCTTTTAAATTCATCTTTAATATCAGCTATGGCTCTGTCCAATCGAGCTTCAATATTTGACAGTCGCTGATCAGGTACATAGTTCGTAGATATAGAGTCGGATGGGGCTGGTTTACTAAGAATAGAGATTTGCTTAGAAACATTTCCCTTTTCTTTTGGTGAGATTACAAATGCACTCACCATTTCTCCACTTCTGGGATTAATTTCCTTAGCTCTTACAGCACCATA includes:
- a CDS encoding ParB N-terminal domain-containing protein, coding for MTEYYLVDVKSITSNQPRSSFDEDDLDKLAKSILESEILLKPLVLDQTGPESYEVLDGHFEYYGAVRAKEINPRSGEMVSAFVISPKEKGNVSKQISILSKPAPSDSISTNYVPDQRLSNIEARLDRAIADIKDEFKRENQRLNNELSELKSLVPQKVDALEALNSLSEVELTLKLRRANITGKTLEKIKASIVKERKKRAFHSLSDVVSRVEGLGDKRMLTIIDAWNGTF